One Pseudomonadota bacterium genomic window, GCGGATGATCTCGGCGGCTCTCGTCGACTCATCCTGATCGGTTCGCACATCCGGCGGGAAGAGCATGGGACCCTCCGGCAGGAGCGCGGCGATGGCGGCCTCGAGCGCGGGCACGCCGCGGCCGGTCACGGCGCTGACGATGTGCTCCGCGGCGAAACGACCCAGGGCACGATACGCGGCCAGGTGCTGCTCGACGGCGTCATCGTCGACCAGATCGCACTTGTTGGCCACGAGCAGAACGGGGAGCTCGACCTTCTCGACCCCTTTGAAGAGATAGCTCGCCGCCTCGATGTCGTCGACATGCGGCGTCTGCGAGATGTCGGCCACGAAGAGCACGAGATCGCCGCCTCGGCTCTCCTCGCGCACCACGTTGAGCATGGCCTTGTTCAGCGCGCTCTTGCCGCGATGGAAGCCCGGCGTGTCGACGAAGACGATCTGATGCTCGGGCGTGGTGCGCACCCCGAAGATGCGCCCTCGCGTGGTCTGCGGCCTTGGCGAGGTGACGGCGATCTTCTCGCGCACGATGGCGTTCACGAGCGTAGACTTGCCCGCGTTCGGGCGCCCGATCACCGCCACCATGCCACTGACAAAGCCATCCGGTGGTGTCAGCATGCCGATCCGGCGAATCCGCCGTGCTCCATCTCTTCATACAGGTCGTGAGACAGCGACGCGATGGCCCGATCACCGGCGATCACATCGGCGAGGTCCCACGTGAGACACGAGAGCACGTAGGGTCGAGCGGCGTACACGATGGCCACGTCGTGGCGGGTGTGCGAGATCTCGCCGGTCTTGTGCGCCACCTCGAGGCTCTCGGGCAGCAGCAGCGGTATCTTCTCACGGTACTGCTGGCGCTTCAAGATGCCGATGACCTCGGCGGTCGAAGAAGGCGACAGCAGCTCGCCGCGATGAAGCCGCGCAAGACAGACGGCCATGTCGCGCGCGGTGGTGAAGTTCTTGGCGTGGAGCGCATTCGGATCGATCATGAACTTGCGCCCCAGCACCGAGTCGGCCATGCCAATGTCGCGCATGCGCGCGTTGACCGCGTCGAAGCCAAGGCGATCGATGAGCAGGTTCGACGCCGTGTTGTCACTCACCACGGTCATCAGCCTGCCGAGGTCGCGCCACGAGGGTTGCAGCCCCGCGTGCATCTCGAGCAGCACGCCCGCGCCTCCGACCTTGTCAGCGTCTCGCAGCACCGTGACCGCGTCGAGATCGATTTCGCCGGCATCAGCGCGGGCGTAGAGCTCGATGAGGATGGGCACCTTCACCACGCTCGCGGCAGGCCGCACGACGTCATCGTGAACCCCTGCCCGAAGGCCGCTGCCCAGATCGACGACGTGACAGGCCAGCCGCCCACTGCTGGCCGCCTCGGCGCGAGACGCGCGCGAGGCAAGCCAGTCGTGCAGCTGCGGTCGGGCGTCCATCACTTGGCCGGACGGGCCAGCCAGACACCGAGCATGACGACGAGGCAGACGCCGACGATGCCCTGGGCCCAGAACACGCAGACGAAGTCCGGCCAGGCACCGATGGGCGGTACCATGGGCTGCAGGTTGCGTATCGCGGGGAACGCGAACAGCATCGCCGCGAAGAAGGTCATCATGCCGAACTCGAACTTGCGCCCGCGCAGCCACACGGCGAGGGTGAGAACAATGATCGTGGCGGCGATGCTCCAGATGAGGACGATGACGAAGATCGAGAATCCCCGCACGGTGCTGCTGCGCTCGATCTCGAGATTGGCGCTCTCGAACCCCGGCGTCTTCTTGTCCTTGGCTGCCGTGGCATCCGCAAACTTGAAGGTGTAGCCGGGGGTGGAGGTCTCGAAGGTCATGCCGACGGGAATGAAGACCTCCTCATCGTCGTCGCGGGTCTCCCCCTTCTTGATGTACGAGACGTCGACGTAGAGCTCAGCCTTGTGCTTGTCGTAGGGATACTCGAGCGCCTCTCCTCCGAAGAGGGCGAGCGTGACGTCGATGGGCGACAGACGGGTGCCCTTCTTGTAGGTGTCCATCTGCTTGCCCTTGACGCTGTTGACGCTGACGATGAGGTCACGCTTGAGCGAGTAGCCGTCTTCCATGAGCAGCTCTTCATCGCACTCGAGCTCGAGGCGGGCGGTGAGCTCTCCCTTCACCGGGTCGACGCCGGTCACGGTGAACTTGCCGTCGATGCTGGGGGACTCGAGGTTCTTGAAGTCGATCATGACGCTCGACTTCTTCTCTGCCTCCTGATGGAACGAAACCAGAACCGAGGTGTAGGTGCGCGCGAAGAGCGCGACGATAATCAAGCCCAGCACGACCTCGACGATGCGTCGAACCGTGGACGGACCGTTGCTCTCCTGATCAGCCATGGCCAGCGGAATCCCCCGTCTCAGAAATCAAAAACCGCGCTCGAGCGCGGTTCTCTGTGGTACCGGCGGACGGAATCGAACCATCGACCCAGGGCTTATGAGTCCCTTGCTCTACCGCTGAGCTACGCCGGCATATGTTACGCCGTTAGAGTATACTGGCTCAGCCTCGCTTGTCAACCCTTCAGTGGCGTCCCCGGAGGAGTTGCGCGAGAGGGGCGAGAAGCGAGTCAGCCGCGCCGATGACGGCGCTCGAAAGGGTGCGGGACGTGAAGCCGCCGAGAGAACTCTGCATCGGCCTGCTGGGGCTGGGAACCGTGGGCGCGGGCGTGTATCGCATGATCGAGGAGCGAGCTGACCGCGTCGCCGCACAGACCGGTGTGCGCCCGCGCGTGAAGCGCATCCTCGTGAACGACCGCAAGAAGGCGCGCCCTGGCATCGACCCGTCCCTCTTCGCCGATCGCTTCGATGACATCGTGGCCGATCCGGAGATCGCGCTCGTGGTCGAGGTGATGGGCGGCCTCGAGCCGGCACGCGCATACGCCCTTGCGAGCATGGCGGCCGGAAAACATCTCGTGACCGCCAACAAGGCGCTGCTGGCCACGCACGGCGAGGAGCTCTACAAAGAAGCGCGCAAGCGCCGCGTCGATCTGCTGTTCGAAGCCGCGGTTGCAGGCGGCATCCCCATCATCCGCGCCCTGCAAGAGTCTCTCGGCGGCGATCGGGTGGTGCGCATGCAAGGCATCATCAACGGAACCACAAACTACATCATCACCCGCATGACGCGAGACGGCCTCGGGTTCGACGAGGCGCTTCGCATGGCGCAGGACGAAGGCTACGCGGAAGCCGATCCGAGCAGCGATGTCGACGGTCTCGACGCCGCCTACAAGCTGGCGGTGCTCTCCTCGATCGGCTTCCACGCAAGGGTCGGGGTGAGCGATGTGGCCTGCGAGGGCATCCGCGCGCTCCACCGAGAGGACATCGCGCACGCGCGCGACCTCGGCCTCACCGTCAAGCTGATCGCGGAGGGGCTCGACAAGGGCGACGCCCTCGAGCTGTCGGTGATGCCCACGCTCATCCCGCTCACCCATCCGCTGGCCAGTGTCTCCGACGCATTCAATGCCGTGCTGGTCGAGGGCGAGTGGTCGGGCGAGCTCATGTTCTATGGCCAGGGGGCAGGGCGACGTCCCACGGCCAGCGCCGTCATCGCCGACGTGGTGCGGGTTCTCAAGGATGTGCGCGCCCGTCGGGTCACCGAAGCGCCCGGCACGCATCGAGCGCGCCGCGCCGTTCGGCGGCTCGACGATCGGTCGACACGCTTCTACCTGCGGCTGCAGGTCGCCGACGAACCCGGCGTTCTGGCCACCGTCGCCACCATCCTCGCGCGCGAGGGAATCAGCCTGCAATCGGTCATTCAGAAGGGGCACAGCGGCGACGACAGGGTGGAGGTCATCTTCCTCACCCACGACGCGCTGGAGAAGCGCATGCAGCGCGCCCTCGATCGGCTTCGCAACCTGGAGGCGGTGCGTCACGTGGCGGCCGTGTTGAGGGTGCGGGCGTGACGCTTCCCGAGTCGAGGACCTGAGACTTGCCCTCCGCCATCATCCGCGTGCCCGCCACCTCGGCAAACCTGGGTCCCGGCTTCGACTGCCTGGGCCTGGCCCTGGCCATGCACAACGAGGTCCGGCTGGAGTGGGGCGACCACGTGCATGAGACCCACGTCACCATCGGTGGCGAGGGGGCGTGCGAGATCAGTGACGAAGACAACGCCACGCTCTTGAGCCTGCGGCTGGGGCTGAGTGCCCTCAACCTCCCACCCGCGCCCGTTCGCCTCGCGCAGGAGAACCGCATCCCCCTGGCCCGCGGCCTGGGCTCGAGCGCCGCAGCCATCGTGGCGGGACTCGTCGCCGCCCGTCTCATGGCCGGACGCGACCCCCTCGACCGGCCCTGGCTGCTGCACAACGCCATGCTCATCGAGCCCCATCCGGACAACATCGCCGCGGCCATCTACGGAGGCCTCACCGCCTCGCTGCTCATCGATGAGGCGTCGGTGCGCTGCCTGCCCCTGGGCCGGCCACGCGGGCTGCGCGTGGCCTTCGCGGTTCCGTCTTACCGTGTGTCGACCCGGGAAGCGCGGGCCGTCCTGCCGCAGCAGTACTCCCGCGAGGACGTCATCTTCTCCGCGTCGCGCGCCGCCATTCTCGTGGGCGCGCTGATGAGCCGCTCGCACGACCTGCTCGACGAGGCGGTTCGCGACCGCATCCACACCCCCGCCCGCGCAAAGCTCATCGACGAGTGGGGGCGGGTCTCGGAAGCGGCGGCGAATGCGGGCGCCGACGGCGTGTTCATCAGCGGCTCCGGACCCACCGTGGGCGCGTTCGTTCGCGGCGGCGCCAGCGACGCAAGGCGGGTTGCGCGCGCCATGACCCTGGCCTTTGCAAGCGGAGGCGTGAAGGCGAAACCGCTCTGGCCCGAGATCGCGGCGCGTGGTGTCGAGGTCGAGACCCATTGACGTGACCCTGCCGGCGCACGCCGAGGCCCGGGTGCGGCGCCACGTGGCCGCGCACGACCTGCTGCCCCGCGGCTCCACGATCATCTGCGCAGTCTCCGGCGGCGCCGACTCGCTGTCGCTCCTGGCGTGGCTGGAGGCGCGGCGCGAGTCTCTCGGCATCTCGCTTCACGCAGCCCATGTGCATCACGGCATCGCGGAGGCGCGCTCCGACGAGGCCGCAACAGCGGTTCGAGCGCTCTGCCAGGCCCACGGCATTCCGCTGCACGAGCACCACGTCGATGTACCCGCGCTGGCGCAGCAGTGGCGCACCGGCGTGGAAGACGCCGGCCGAAGGGCGCGCCAGGCCTGGTTCCGCTCCCTGGCACGCCGGCTCGACGCGCGCGTGGCCACCGGACACACCGCCGACGATCAAGCGGAGACAGTGCTCATGCGGGCGCTGCGCGGAAGCGGCCCCCGAGGCCTGGCAGGCATCCGCGCGCGTCTGGGCGCCCCCCCGTGGCTTGTGCGCCCCTTCCTGCCGCTGCGGCGGAGCGAGACCCGATCGATGGCGCGCTCGGCGGGCCTCCCCGTGGTGGACGACCCCACCAACGACGACCCCGGCTACGGCACGCGAAACCAGATCCGGCTCTCGCTCATCCCCCTGCTCGAGCAGCGCTTCAACCCGAACGTCGTGGGCGCGCTGTGCCGCCTTGCCGAGGCCGCTGCGGGGGAGTCGAGCGCGCTGCGTGCCGTGACAGCGAGACTGGCCCGCCGCCTCGTGCAGGAAGGCCAGCCCCGCGTCGTCTCCAGCCGCCTCGCGCGGCTCCCACGGGGGCTGCGCGTGTCGGTCCTTGGCAAGGCGCTGGCCAGGATCGCACCGAGACGCGGGGACGCGCGCGACCTCGCCCGACTCGATGACCTGA contains:
- a CDS encoding GTPase Era, which codes for MLTPPDGFVSGMVAVIGRPNAGKSTLVNAIVREKIAVTSPRPQTTRGRIFGVRTTPEHQIVFVDTPGFHRGKSALNKAMLNVVREESRGGDLVLFVADISQTPHVDDIEAASYLFKGVEKVELPVLLVANKCDLVDDDAVEQHLAAYRALGRFAAEHIVSAVTGRGVPALEAAIAALLPEGPMLFPPDVRTDQDESTRAAEIIREKALIETRQEIPHAIAVEVEEAREGKAPGTRYVRAIIYVERESQKAIVVGKGGERLKRIGQMARRDLQAVFDVPYFVDLWVKVKEDWRERPDVLRAWGFDV
- a CDS encoding serine hydrolase, which gives rise to MDARPQLHDWLASRASRAEAASSGRLACHVVDLGSGLRAGVHDDVVRPAASVVKVPILIELYARADAGEIDLDAVTVLRDADKVGGAGVLLEMHAGLQPSWRDLGRLMTVVSDNTASNLLIDRLGFDAVNARMRDIGMADSVLGRKFMIDPNALHAKNFTTARDMAVCLARLHRGELLSPSSTAEVIGILKRQQYREKIPLLLPESLEVAHKTGEISHTRHDVAIVYAARPYVLSCLTWDLADVIAGDRAIASLSHDLYEEMEHGGFAGSAC
- a CDS encoding DUF4436 domain-containing protein, encoding MADQESNGPSTVRRIVEVVLGLIIVALFARTYTSVLVSFHQEAEKKSSVMIDFKNLESPSIDGKFTVTGVDPVKGELTARLELECDEELLMEDGYSLKRDLIVSVNSVKGKQMDTYKKGTRLSPIDVTLALFGGEALEYPYDKHKAELYVDVSYIKKGETRDDDEEVFIPVGMTFETSTPGYTFKFADATAAKDKKTPGFESANLEIERSSTVRGFSIFVIVLIWSIAATIIVLTLAVWLRGRKFEFGMMTFFAAMLFAFPAIRNLQPMVPPIGAWPDFVCVFWAQGIVGVCLVVMLGVWLARPAK
- a CDS encoding homoserine dehydrogenase; amino-acid sequence: MTALERVRDVKPPRELCIGLLGLGTVGAGVYRMIEERADRVAAQTGVRPRVKRILVNDRKKARPGIDPSLFADRFDDIVADPEIALVVEVMGGLEPARAYALASMAAGKHLVTANKALLATHGEELYKEARKRRVDLLFEAAVAGGIPIIRALQESLGGDRVVRMQGIINGTTNYIITRMTRDGLGFDEALRMAQDEGYAEADPSSDVDGLDAAYKLAVLSSIGFHARVGVSDVACEGIRALHREDIAHARDLGLTVKLIAEGLDKGDALELSVMPTLIPLTHPLASVSDAFNAVLVEGEWSGELMFYGQGAGRRPTASAVIADVVRVLKDVRARRVTEAPGTHRARRAVRRLDDRSTRFYLRLQVADEPGVLATVATILAREGISLQSVIQKGHSGDDRVEVIFLTHDALEKRMQRALDRLRNLEAVRHVAAVLRVRA
- the thrB gene encoding homoserine kinase, which translates into the protein MPSAIIRVPATSANLGPGFDCLGLALAMHNEVRLEWGDHVHETHVTIGGEGACEISDEDNATLLSLRLGLSALNLPPAPVRLAQENRIPLARGLGSSAAAIVAGLVAARLMAGRDPLDRPWLLHNAMLIEPHPDNIAAAIYGGLTASLLIDEASVRCLPLGRPRGLRVAFAVPSYRVSTREARAVLPQQYSREDVIFSASRAAILVGALMSRSHDLLDEAVRDRIHTPARAKLIDEWGRVSEAAANAGADGVFISGSGPTVGAFVRGGASDARRVARAMTLAFASGGVKAKPLWPEIAARGVEVETH
- the tilS gene encoding tRNA lysidine(34) synthetase TilS, which gives rise to MVSRSRPIDVTLPAHAEARVRRHVAAHDLLPRGSTIICAVSGGADSLSLLAWLEARRESLGISLHAAHVHHGIAEARSDEAATAVRALCQAHGIPLHEHHVDVPALAQQWRTGVEDAGRRARQAWFRSLARRLDARVATGHTADDQAETVLMRALRGSGPRGLAGIRARLGAPPWLVRPFLPLRRSETRSMARSAGLPVVDDPTNDDPGYGTRNQIRLSLIPLLEQRFNPNVVGALCRLAEAAAGESSALRAVTARLARRLVQEGQPRVVSSRLARLPRGLRVSVLGKALARIAPRRGDARDLARLDDLMRGAIGRRTRAAGVNAQRTTRGVELGDPPLGRPHALGEGAPLPVPGEVRIAGWVVRASLVQHAPAPCARRDLSPQGYRWAMQTPWRAAITVPSAGLRVRGRRAGDRWHPSRGSGSRKLKATLNAWAVPEAERDAVPIVTVEDTIACVAGWGPDAHHATHGSETAAIMLEFTFEEREQA